Genomic DNA from Candidatus Cetobacterium colombiensis:
TGCCAATGGCATTGACCTTGTGCAGTTAAAGACTGGCAAAGCCAAGAAAGGCATTTATAATATCCAACATATCAATAGCTACCATAGCCAGCTAAAGAGGTTTATGCGTGGCTTTAACGGTGTTTCTACCAAGTATCTGAACAACTATCTTGTGTGGAATAACCTTGTAAATTACGCCAAAGAAAGCGACATGGAGAAAAGGAACATCTTCTTAACTTTCGTTTTGGCAACATTGAAAACTGCTAAATGCAGAGATTTATCAAACAGACCAGCAGTTCCTCTGGTCGCCTAATTAGAA
This window encodes:
- a CDS encoding IS1595 family transposase; this translates as TNTGRVSTRDLHHIYDGRIKTNSTLVTDKMNSYVRFTNANGIDLVQLKTGKAKKGIYNIQHINSYHSQLKRFMRGFNGVSTKYLNNYLVWNNLVNYAKESDMEKRNIFLTFVLATLKTAKCRDLSNRPAVPLVA